The following are from one region of the Microbacterium sp. BK668 genome:
- a CDS encoding ABC transporter permease, with product MSEQTTQGTAGVPTASEAPPPAGAPDTERASGLRRFLSGSIGRNLGLVVALLLLVIVGAITAPDTFLSVSNTLTILRQASILGVVAIGMTLVITAGGIDLSVGSVAGLASVVAALAVIQDLADQLHWAVMIVIALLVGVAAGLINGIVIAYGKVVAFMATLAMLIAARGLAEVLAERRTLQVGDRSFIEFMNLDIIGVDMLIWIFAIVAAIGWVVLNRTTFGRRTVAIGGNREAARLAGINVRRHTMWLYAISGLCAGIAGIMFLGRTTAGTSTHGTLLELDAIAAVVVGGTLLVGGRGTITGTVFGVLIFTTLTNVFVQNNLNSSIQAVVKGVIIVVAVLLQQRFARPTGRAT from the coding sequence GTGAGCGAGCAGACAACGCAGGGAACAGCCGGCGTCCCCACCGCCAGCGAGGCACCGCCGCCCGCGGGCGCACCGGATACCGAGCGCGCCTCGGGGCTCCGCCGCTTCCTGTCGGGATCGATCGGCCGCAACCTCGGCCTCGTCGTCGCGTTGCTGCTTCTCGTCATCGTCGGTGCGATCACCGCGCCCGACACCTTCCTGAGCGTGAGCAACACGCTCACGATCCTGCGGCAGGCGTCGATCCTCGGCGTCGTCGCGATCGGCATGACCCTCGTGATCACCGCGGGCGGCATCGACCTCTCGGTCGGGTCGGTCGCCGGGCTCGCATCCGTCGTCGCGGCCCTCGCCGTGATCCAGGATCTCGCCGACCAGCTCCACTGGGCTGTCATGATCGTGATCGCACTGCTCGTGGGCGTCGCGGCGGGGCTCATCAACGGCATCGTGATCGCCTACGGCAAGGTCGTCGCCTTCATGGCGACGCTCGCCATGCTGATCGCCGCCCGCGGGCTCGCCGAGGTGCTGGCCGAGCGGCGCACGCTGCAGGTCGGGGACCGCAGCTTCATCGAGTTCATGAACCTCGACATCATCGGGGTCGACATGCTCATCTGGATCTTCGCGATCGTCGCCGCGATCGGATGGGTGGTGCTCAACCGCACCACCTTCGGCCGCCGCACCGTGGCGATCGGAGGCAACCGCGAAGCGGCACGCCTGGCGGGCATCAACGTCAGGCGGCACACGATGTGGCTCTACGCGATCTCCGGACTCTGCGCGGGCATCGCGGGGATCATGTTCCTCGGCCGCACGACCGCCGGCACGTCGACCCACGGCACGCTCCTGGAGCTCGATGCGATCGCTGCCGTGGTCGTCGGCGGGACCCTGCTCGTGGGCGGTCGCGGCACGATCACGGGGACCGTCTTCGGCGTCCTCATCTTCACGACGCTGACCAACGTGTTCGTGCAGAACAACCTGAACTCGTCGATCCAGGCGGTCGTCAAGGGCGTCATCATCGTCGTCGCGGTGCTTCTGCAGCAGCGGTTCGCCAGGCCGACGGGTCGGGCGACGTGA
- a CDS encoding sugar ABC transporter ATP-binding protein produces MTKSFAGVKALRGVDLDVAPGEVHCILGQNGAGKSTLIKTLAGVHRPDEGVISWQGEQVEIPNPESAIELGIATMYQELDVVDGLTIAENIFLGHELSRGGFTRRSEAAKQTKELLRRLGHGGLSPHTEVGSLSAANKQIVSMARALSHDIKLIIMDEPSAVLDTEEVKNLFHVVKELTAEGIAVVYITHRLEEIRQIGDRITVLKDGRSMASGLPVAGTPTPELIRLMTGREVANVFPPAAPVAADAPVVLEVADLGLAGVFADVSFSVRAGEIVGLAGLVGSGRSEILETVYGARRSTAGSVAVGGRTLPRGSVVAAVDAGIGLSPEERKSQGLVLDEPVYFNVTLASMRRFAKGGFLDERGARAAARAQIESLELRPADPDRPTITLSGGNQQKILLARWLVHGTKVLLLDEPTRGVDVGARAEIYALIRELAAAGNAIVVVSSEIEEVLGLADTVLVIADGRILQTLPAAQIDEHGVLDLVMKGTAA; encoded by the coding sequence GTGACCAAGTCGTTCGCGGGCGTGAAGGCGCTGCGGGGCGTGGATCTCGATGTGGCGCCCGGCGAGGTGCACTGCATCCTCGGACAGAACGGCGCCGGCAAGTCCACCCTCATCAAGACCCTGGCGGGCGTTCATCGTCCCGACGAGGGGGTCATCTCATGGCAGGGCGAGCAGGTGGAGATCCCGAACCCGGAGTCGGCGATCGAGCTCGGCATCGCGACGATGTACCAGGAGCTCGACGTCGTCGACGGCCTGACGATCGCCGAGAACATCTTCCTCGGCCACGAGCTGTCACGGGGCGGTTTCACGAGGAGATCCGAGGCGGCGAAGCAGACCAAGGAGCTGCTGCGGCGGCTGGGGCACGGAGGCCTTTCGCCTCACACCGAGGTCGGCTCGCTCAGTGCGGCGAACAAGCAGATCGTGAGCATGGCGCGCGCGCTGTCGCACGACATCAAGCTCATCATCATGGACGAGCCCTCGGCCGTGCTCGACACCGAGGAGGTCAAGAACCTCTTCCACGTCGTGAAGGAATTGACGGCGGAGGGCATCGCGGTCGTCTACATCACGCATCGCCTCGAGGAGATCCGGCAGATCGGCGACCGGATCACGGTGCTCAAGGACGGTCGTTCGATGGCCAGCGGACTTCCGGTCGCCGGGACGCCGACGCCCGAGCTGATCCGGCTCATGACGGGCCGCGAGGTCGCCAACGTCTTCCCGCCCGCCGCGCCCGTCGCCGCCGACGCACCGGTCGTTCTCGAGGTGGCCGATCTCGGCCTCGCCGGCGTGTTCGCCGACGTCTCGTTCTCGGTGCGCGCGGGCGAGATCGTCGGTCTCGCGGGGCTCGTCGGATCGGGCCGCTCCGAGATCCTCGAAACGGTCTATGGAGCGCGCAGGTCGACGGCGGGATCGGTCGCGGTGGGCGGCAGGACGCTCCCGCGGGGATCGGTGGTCGCGGCGGTCGACGCGGGCATCGGCCTGTCGCCCGAGGAGCGCAAGAGTCAGGGACTCGTGCTCGACGAGCCCGTCTACTTCAACGTCACCCTCGCCTCGATGCGAAGGTTCGCCAAGGGGGGGTTCCTCGATGAGCGGGGCGCGCGGGCCGCAGCCAGGGCGCAGATCGAGTCGCTCGAACTCCGCCCGGCCGACCCCGACCGTCCCACGATCACGCTGTCCGGCGGGAACCAGCAGAAGATCCTGCTCGCGCGATGGCTCGTGCACGGCACCAAGGTGCTGCTGCTGGACGAGCCCACGCGAGGCGTCGATGTCGGCGCGCGTGCCGAGATCTACGCGCTCATCCGCGAACTGGCCGCCGCCGGCAACGCCATCGTGGTCGTCTCCAGCGAGATCGAGGAGGTGCTCGGCCTCGCCGACACGGTCCTCGTCATCGCCGACGGCCGCATCCTCCAGACGCTCCCCGCCGCCCAGATCGATGAGCACGGCGTGCTCGATCTCGTCATGAAAGGAACCGCCGCGTGA
- a CDS encoding substrate-binding domain-containing protein, whose amino-acid sequence MRSHLKARTRLVLTGTAVVAAIGLLAGCTGTGADEDSVVDQGTTTEENAESGDTVVIGFSGPAADHGWLGAINSGAQAAADSFDDVELRVAEGTNDPIAQIAAVETFVNDGVDAIVLLPTDGAALTEAAIAAMEAGVPVINVDREFSSPFAARSTILGDNYGMGVSAGTYICEQLGGEGFVAEIAGIDSLPLTQDRSQGFADALDDCGLKVDARVAADFTVAGGEAAASQLLAANPQIDAIWNHDDDQGIGVLAAIEAAGRDEFFMMGGAGSRSAMEAIEADDSVLKATVIYPSTQAADGVALARLIAQSKTMGDLVTPSIPNRIVLDAPVVTKDNVDQYIDLSFQ is encoded by the coding sequence ATGCGCTCACACCTGAAGGCGCGCACGCGGCTCGTGCTGACCGGCACGGCGGTCGTCGCCGCCATCGGTCTGCTCGCCGGCTGCACCGGGACGGGCGCCGACGAGGACAGCGTCGTCGACCAGGGAACGACGACCGAGGAGAACGCGGAGTCGGGCGACACCGTCGTCATCGGCTTCTCGGGCCCCGCCGCCGACCACGGCTGGCTCGGTGCCATCAACTCGGGTGCCCAGGCGGCCGCCGACAGCTTCGATGATGTGGAGCTGCGCGTCGCCGAGGGGACGAACGATCCCATCGCCCAGATCGCCGCGGTCGAGACGTTCGTCAACGACGGCGTCGACGCCATCGTTCTCCTTCCGACCGACGGCGCCGCTCTCACCGAGGCCGCCATCGCCGCGATGGAGGCGGGCGTCCCCGTCATCAACGTGGACCGCGAGTTCTCGAGCCCCTTCGCCGCACGCTCGACGATCCTCGGCGACAACTACGGCATGGGCGTCAGCGCTGGAACGTACATCTGCGAGCAGCTCGGCGGCGAAGGCTTCGTCGCCGAGATCGCCGGCATCGACTCGCTGCCGCTGACGCAGGACCGCTCGCAGGGCTTCGCCGACGCGCTCGACGACTGCGGACTGAAGGTCGACGCCCGTGTCGCCGCGGACTTTACGGTCGCGGGCGGGGAGGCCGCAGCATCCCAGCTGCTGGCCGCGAACCCCCAGATCGACGCCATCTGGAACCACGACGACGACCAGGGCATCGGCGTGCTGGCCGCCATCGAGGCAGCCGGTCGCGACGAGTTCTTCATGATGGGCGGCGCGGGAAGCCGCAGCGCCATGGAGGCGATCGAAGCCGACGACAGCGTGCTGAAGGCGACGGTCATCTACCCGTCGACGCAGGCGGCCGACGGCGTCGCGCTCGCGCGTCTCATCGCCCAGTCGAAGACGATGGGCGACCTC